AAAGGATATAACTCTTGTCTGTCTATCTTGTCTCTTCTGGTTTCAATGTATGAAGATgcgaaaaagaaacaaaagtcAAACTGATGTCAGCTTCTTCAAAGAAACTCTTCAAATAATCACTCAGTCAAAGAGTAAAAGCATTTTTCCTATGAACCACATCTATTGTGTTATTTTTGGTCATACTAACTCCAGTTCAATGACTCAAGAAAACAGTTCATGATAGTTTAAAAACAAGACATAGCTGTTTGTCTTCATAGACTGAAACCATAGTAACAACAGGTTCCCTGTTCAGCATGAGAGTAAAACAATATAATAGTCTGTGCCTCCATTATCTAATCCTTTGAGTAGATGTTTCAGTTTAACAATACAGTGAATATATTGCTCACTGAATGGGACAAATCAACTGTCAAAACATGACAGCACGTTTATTTATCTGCTGTACCAGcgtgagtgaaagagtttagtttttcacttttagcaatattcctgcaatatcacagcatgggaaaccagaaatgggcttcacatattgtacccatatgggcatTGAACCTGGGTCCTCAGTGTGAAacgcgaacgatttaaccactaagctatcgCCCATGTACCACTATGACAAACTCACTAAAATCAGATTGTTTACcctaataaataaaaatattccCCATTTGGATACTTCCTTACCTTGGTGAACATGACATGGCACACATAACTGACAGACTGCAAGTTAACAACAAGAAAATGATcccaaatatttttatttacatTCAGAACTGTCTAACTGTTCACTAGAGTTTGTCAACTGGGTTTTTTGACAGCAATTTGTTGTTTCCCAGTTTCACTTAAAACATTTCCATCTTCCAAACTACTATAAATAACTTACACCATTGTACACAGTCCTGGGACCAAATTTAATTATGAAAGTAGTTCAGGCTAGAAAAAATTGCAAAATGTCACTTTaatgtcaatatttttctgATGTTTCGCTGATGTCAGTTGGCTTCTGTTGTTTACTTTTACAAAACAGGTACAAAAGTCACAACAGGTTTAAACCAACAAATCAAAAAACATTGGCATTATCTGAAATCATTTATCTGTCCATGAACTGGAAGAACACATGCCAAGTACTAACAGATACCAGAATTTAGTATAAGTCACTTGAGCTTGCTGAGAGAGTTATTACATACCCAGAGACTTAGATGAAAACTTACTCCTACTATTCTGCAACCAAAACCACAAATACACCTAAGCCAAGTATTACCCACACCAGTGTTGTACACAAACTTTCTCAGTTTACGGAAAAACATGGACACTTTTCAATGTTGTGTCATCAAGCACTTTGAACTGTGAattgaatacatacatacaatactcATGGTCCCTTTCCGCAATCTCAACTTGCAActgttgaatttttgttcaaaaTGGGAACTACCATCACATTAAGGATCTTCCATAATTTATGGTTAAGGGATGATGAAttttattgagaatcatgttcaATGTGAATGACCACCCCCAACCCCCCTTAAATTTATACACAAAGTAAGTGGACCCACTGCATGTCACATACAAAATCACTGACTCATCCCCTAGGACGAGTACAAATATGACGACACCCCCTCCCCAGAATAAAATGGGTGACAGCCCTTTACAACCATCATCACTCCCGACCAGCCATGAATAATGAACAGTCCCTTGTCACAAAGTAATGGAACTAGAATCATCTTTGTGCAGTGTGATTTATATTCTGTTAATCCAGTTACTACTATTAGAAATGAATTGCTTAATTTCAGATTACTGATATAAACACctagtaaccatggtaacatgatGCCCATTTCTAGTATTTATCACAGACAGATGTTCCCAACAGGACTTGTCCAAGAATGAATGTTTCCAGATTAACTGGCTCCTGAATCACAAGTTTTACGTATATCCTGGTAACATAACAGAGTATAAATCAAATTCAGCTGTTATAGCATTCTCATTAATCCAGTGTAATCTTTTTCAGTTCTCTTTGAATAAACATCCTTGACCCATGGCCACCAAGCTTTGGTACGGACTTACGGTTCTATCTCACTATCTTAGGACAGAATGATCTCTTTCACCCATAATCTGTTAAACCAACATGACACAGTGTCCTTTTTGAACAAGAGATCAACCAAGATCTCCTTTCAGAATTTAGCCCTTTTCTGTGGCCCCCActgatatattgctggaatattgctaaaaacatccTACAAcctaactccctcactcacacaaagTTGTATTGATCAATGAATTGAGGTTAGTTATCCAAACAGACTGGAAACACTGGATAGCGAGAATGCCAttacactgaaatatatatattaataaccTAGTACTCTATAAGCCCTGTTTCAGCTAGTGCTGAGTGACTTTGGCTTGGACGCAGTGCCCGTAGTGTACTAAAATCAGTTAAAAGATGCGAGTCTCGCAAAGTGTCAATCCCAGAATCCTCTGACAATGGCGACCCATTAACACCATAGTTTGACACCCAGCCCAAACCCTTAGCCTGGGCTGCAGCAAGGTATCTCTTCCTCCTattaattttatatatttttatcctCTCTCGCTCAGCTTCAGCATCATCCAGTATATCCTCCCAGCGTAAACTTTCGTTGAACGGCTGAGGTGATGGCATTTTGTTGATTGTCGTTGAAACAGACAAATTGTTTGGTTCATTTTTCTTTGAACTTTTGGCTCGGTTTGATCCCAGTTGGCCTTTAGTCCTAGAACACTTCTCACCTTTGCTTTTCGTCTTTATTGTCACTGCAGATATTTTATTTGTAATGTCAAGGACACCAGAGTTATGGGGTTCAGATCTTGCCCTCGGCAAAGGATCCTTTACCGAGGAATTGAGGTTTATTTGTTTAGCACCTTTCCTGGTTACTGGCGATGACACGTCTCTGTCATCAGAAAGAAGTTTTGGCAGCGATTTCTTTTTACGGGATGAAAGCAGGGACGAATCTGAGTCTGCTCCTGATAAAAAAGAGGAGAAAATACTTTATGTGACAAGTCATCTTCAGTTGTACCACTGACCATCAGGTCCTGTTTGTCATCTgttctgacaagcatgggttgctgaacccAGTGCTTTCCCAGAATAGATAATGACTAGGGCTGTTACAACACGCTAGCATATTTGGTGAATCAAACCGCagcccttcatgaattcaatttgtTATTCGTGGTCACCAGaaccaaatatgaatgaatatttacctCTTTTAATggagcatgttttacttgagccTTTATGCCCTTTCAGAAAGTGAGATGTACAAGAATGAATATGTACTTGCCTTGCAGTagtgcaagtgagtgagtttagttttacgccacactcagcaatattccagctatatggtggatgtctgtaaataattgagtctggaccagacaatccagtgatcaatatgagtatcgatctgcacagttggatgccaatgacatctgtcaaccaagtcagtgagtctgaccatgtgatccctcttacgacaagcaccatcaccttttgtggcaagcatgggttgctgaaggcctattctaccgcgggaccttcacaggtccctctgcaaaagaacaaaatatgacatatatacaaGTTTTAATCTTTTGGTCACACAGAAGAATATCTTTTGTGGGATGTCAAGGTCATTTCTTAGAATTGGTTCTTCACAAGAATagggatgtatgtatgtgtgtaaggATAGATATACAGATGGATGCATGGATGATGCTGTAAATACATAGTTCATAGCAGGGTACAATAACAGAGGCAGGCCTCTTTCACCATTTTAACTTTCGactgtgaaatattttgaagtgaACTTGTACACTTGTATGGTCTGCTACTTATTGAAGCTGCCCTTATTGTTTGACCGACTGTATGGCATATTTTGACTCTAAACGTAAAACTGTGTGCTTCAATATCATTTGTATATTAGTCACTGACTGTGCATAGTTGTATATTTTTTCTTGGTTAATATTTGCAAATCACCCTGTAAAAGCATTTATTATTCAcctgtggaagatactgcagtgtaatattttttcatcaatattacactagtgtaatacagCTAGGCATATGACATCATACTGatttaaatcattaactcatgtaataaaaatggtattacatggaaggtTGTTTAGTATCCTCCATGTAATAATGTTTTGGGCCATTAATCCTATGATTCTAAGATTAAAAAAAAGGTcaattcttttcatgtttatgaGCATCATTGGATCAATTTTGTATATTCCGGAGATGGGGGAACCTGATATTTATTGCTCGAATTGATCCACTGTTACAAGACTCCGAAACCCCCATGGAGATATGCCCTCGTCTATTCTTTAGGATTCTTTGTGAGCAAGTAAAGTACACATAAACGATTACACTCTACACATGATTGATCATTTAACAGACAAAAGCTGTTGAGAATCGACATGGGTGCAAAATGAGGGATAAGTTCCTAACAATGTACATGCTCAACTGtgcaaacatggagatcagttactgtTCTTCCAGCTGACTGACAAAAGCGATTGTGTTTGTGGTGATTAGTACTGACTTGTTGTTTGACATTGTTCCAGATTACAAAACACATGAGGGATGTGCAAAGGGTTAGAATACATTCAACATTAACTGGCTTAACATGATCATAACCACAGCAAATATACTAATTTTATATCATGCATTATTCCAAACTGTCATGAATATTCCAATCTAAAGTCAATGTCTTCCACAGTCACTTCAGAAGGTCCACAAAAGCCCATATCTGTATCTTCAACATTAATGTCCCATGACTTAACCCAAATCAGTATTTATCACAATATCTGTGGATGTCTCTACCCACCAAACAACACTGTCAATGAATGGTGACACTAACAGTCAATATCTAAAACAATGTCCATGAGTATCCTTATCCAGCCCAAGTAAATATCTACTATATTGGCCATGAATGTCCCTAACCCAGCCAAAAGTCAGTATCTACATGAATCTTCCTACCCAACCCAAATCAGTATCAACAACACTGTCCATGAATGTCCCTACCCAGCCCAAATCAGTATCAACAACACTGTCCATGAATGTCCCTACCCAGCCCAAATCAGTATCAACAACACTGTCCACGAATGTCCCTACCCAGCCCAAATCTGTATCTATGACAACATCCAGGAATCTCCCTGAGCCAACAAAAGTCGGTATCTACAACAATATCCATGAATGCCGCTATCCTGCCCAGATCTGTACCTACCACATTATCCATGAATGTCCCTAACCCAACAAAAGTCTGTAACTACAACAATGTCCATACCCTCCCCAGATCTGTAtctacaacactgtccatgaaTGTCCCTACCCAGCCCAAATCTGTATCTATGACAACATCCAGGAATCTCCCTGAGCCAACAAAAGTCGGTATCTACAACAATATCCATGAATGCCGCTATCCTGCCCAGATCTGTACCTACCACATTATCCATGAATGTCCCTAACCCAACAAAAGTCTGTAACTACAACTATGTCCATGAATGTCCCTACCCTCCCCAGATCTGTATCTACAATATTTTCCATGAATCTCCAAACGCTGCCCAAATCAGTAtctacaacactgtccatgaaTGTCCCTACCCAACCCAAATCTGTATCTACCACATTGTCCATGAATGTTCCTATCCCCCAAAAAGTCAACATCTGCACATTGTCCATGAACATTCCTACCAAGCCCAAACCAGTATCTACCACAGCACCCATGAATGTTCCTACACAACGAATCTACAACATTGTCCATAAGTGTTTCCAGCCAACTATCTCCAGCTCACATTCCCATCTCACCTCCATGTAACTCACACCTTAATTGCCCTATTGGAATGCAGTAAATCACCTTCCCAAGAGGGCTGCGTTATCACAGTGCTATATAATTATGTTTTACTGCCTATCACACAATGTAAGTAGCACAATAGCAAGCGTGTAGATCCTTATCTAACTATGACATAACATGTGACGGGAGCGTGTGCCTTTTGTCCCGCAAAGTCACAAAGTCAAGCCAAGATGTAGAGCTCTTTCCATCTGACAAAACACAGAAACAGAAGGGTCTGAAGGTCCTCTTGAAGTTTTCAGGAATATGTTTAGATGAGAAAGTTGAGTAATTTGTTTGCTGCTTAATGCATCCTCATGAAATTTGGACTAGTGGAACAACAGGAACAACAAAAAATCAAGTTCCTGGTTGTATAGACGTTTCAAAAACAACTATTTTGAAGGAATATAACCTTACAATTTTAACAATAGTCTAGTAATGTCACAGTTCACCAGAAGTGGGCAACATACACTGTACTCTCTCAGTAAGTTCAACCACTGTCTTCGGCCTGACAAGTAAATGCTACAAACACTTAACGCTGACTGTATGAATGGAATATGACTTCAAACATGTCTCCACTACACTGCTAATGAGTCTCCGTAACCAAGCAGGCAAATCaaacatataaacatgataaatcatGGCCAGGGAATTTCATTAATAATAAAATCAACCTATTCATCATATCCATATCCTAGAGCCCGACACTGTGAACAGTTTAAGAGACAACCTGTGTGTTAAATTATTGGGAACGCCATTCATCACTACACTGTGTCTCCACATCATAATCCCTAGTTTGCAATGAACTGCACTTCAATAACCTGTGGCAGCCCTGCAGCGGTTGTTAAACATAGCTTGATTTTGTGTCATTAAGATTCTGCCGAACATTAAATGCATAACATTGGACAATCTTGGCATTAGTCCATGGCTGAGTCAGTTGGTTCAATGTTGACAACTTACAAATGCCCCTTTTCAATCCTTCATCTTTATTGATTATTAAAGTGGTATAACGGCATGTTTTAAATCGTACAAAAACAAAGAATCCCTGACTCTCAATCATAATTTTTAGATCGATGGCATCAGgatgacaagaatgggttgctaaaggccagGTCAACATCAGGTCTTCACAAGGGAAGACATTCAGATGAAGTTAaggaagaccaattctaacccagattttcacaTGTAGGAAGACACGAATGGTTGCTAAAAAACAGTTCCAATCTGGATGTACAAAAAGGGGGAAAGAAGCATAGGTCAAGGAAGACAACCCCAGAAGTTCATGTGTGAAAAAACAAGCAAGTGTTGCTGAGGGCTGATTCCAATCCAGATCTTCCAGGTAGAAAAcagacatgggttgctgacgaccaGCTGTAAGTTATGTAACACCGATCTTCACTGTCAAGAGATAAGCAAGAGTCGCTGAAAACAAATTCCAACCCAGAGGTTCATGGCACAAGACAAGCATGGACTGAAGAATGGGTTGGCCAAGTCTCACTTGAATCTCCATGGGGGATGGACAAGCATCGGTTGTtgaacaccaattctaacccagatttttACCCAAACAGGAGTAGGATACTGATCATAATATAAACCACTGACATTTCAAGTACAGACTCTATAACACACACCATTGTtacaaagctggaatattcaGTGTtgcttcaaacaacaaacacaaaacaggaAGGTACATAGTCAAGGCCCAATGTAAGTTAATTCTGGTAGATCAGACAAGACCGTgcacatcacaacacaccatcTTGGCCATACAAATATACCTCCACCACTAAACAATCACCACCCATAAACGATTCACTGGTGACATTCAGTGGGAACAAATGCCATCATGGGCCGAACCATGCTTTTCAAAAGCACAATGGTGCTCTTCCctgttgtctgactgatatataCAGGTCATCTATTTCAAGAACACAATGTCATGTGCTGACAGATAATGGACAAGCAGGTACCCCATGGGTTGGCAGGTATCCCATAAATCacgtattcatatttttttgaGGCATGGTTGGTTCTTGAAAAAAATTCTGCATCTTTTTCACTTGAAACTGGTCTGATATCTATCAAAGAGGGACAGACATAATGGAATACAAGTAATTCCAAGCCATGCAGTAGCAGACATTTTGCAATAATACTGTCTTTAGCCATTGCCACAATGTATTGTTTTTTCACCTTACAAACAATATCAGTAAAATGTTTCTACTCGAGACTACAcatactgacactaataccgGTAAATAAAGTAatcatgaataattattcatatcTGTTACCCagtcttcatgaaatatgtcgTAATTATCTCATTTTGTATTCACTGCATTCCTAAATCCTGCCAGTCATACTCTAGTCAGTAAGTTTAGTTCAATGCTAAAGCTGCCTTTAGcatcattccagcaataccatgcaATGTACCCCTGTAggaaatcaaaccctggtcttccgCACAacgagagaacactttaacatCTAGACTACCCCATCCTGTCCTCATACTGGGAGTCCCTAGACAGCATAGGCTGGATTCTTGTCATAGCATTACAATCTATGGCCTCCTAAATCTTTATCTTTTAATGACTGGAATAAGGGATAGGGAACCCTTAAGTCTTGACTTTCACTGGAATTTGAAACATTGTCCTGTTATGAAAGTTTTTTGTACAAAATGTCCAAATATAAACCATGATGaacatgacaaatgtatttgTCCAGGTTATAATGTTTAAGACATAGGTTTAGTTATTTTAGCCAATATAGTTTTAAATAGATCATAAGTTAGCttacattttttcaaaacaaaacaaaacattagactgaaatttcttatttgtttttgtgatataGTTTTTCCAAAAAATAGGGTTACAAAGGTGAATATCGAAAACCGATCAGTTTAGAATCTGACaactatttaaaacaaacataaggCCCtgatttctgaaaacaaacttgTTTG
The window above is part of the Haliotis asinina isolate JCU_RB_2024 chromosome 1, JCU_Hal_asi_v2, whole genome shotgun sequence genome. Proteins encoded here:
- the LOC137283194 gene encoding uncharacterized protein — encoded protein: MDPKQSVKAGQKKLTADGKPKRAKKKRKNRKHSGKSEVKDSDPSPENGLEVEGVHIINHSTQGADSDSSLLSSRKKKSLPKLLSDDRDVSSPVTRKGAKQINLNSSVKDPLPRARSEPHNSGVLDITNKISAVTIKTKSKGEKCSRTKGQLGSNRAKSSKKNEPNNLSVSTTINKMPSPQPFNESLRWEDILDDAEAERERIKIYKINRRKRYLAAAQAKGLGWVSNYGVNGSPLSEDSGIDTLRDSHLLTDFSTLRALRPSQSHSALAETGLIEY